Proteins encoded together in one Rhipicephalus sanguineus isolate Rsan-2018 chromosome 9, BIME_Rsan_1.4, whole genome shotgun sequence window:
- the LOC119404557 gene encoding 1,4-alpha-glucan-branching enzyme produces MASYMDVDVPHIEELLKHDPYLKNHENEIRRRYKCFQDQLLEIENSEGLLQFCKSYERYGMHRLPDNSIHFLEWAPGAEAVFLRGDFNSWERLTHPFKKLPYGKWELTLPPKPDGSCQIAHLDRIKIVVLVKGTGELADRNSPWATYVVRDQNVPQYGQRFWDPPEDERYKFKHPKVPLPKSLRIYECHIGIASEDYWVANYANFKDNVLPRIKHQGYNAIQIMAIMEHAYYASFGYQVTSFFAVSSRYGTPEELKALVDRAHELGIYVLLDVVHSHASKNVLDGLNQFDGTNNCFFHDGGRGTHPLWDSRLFDYTQMETLRFLLSNCYWYLQEYQFDGFRFDGVTSMLYHSHGMGHGFSGDYNEYFGLNTDTESLVYLMLANYMIHKLFLNAITIAEDVSGMPALCRPVDEGGGGFDFRLGMAIPDMWIKLLKEHKDEDWNMGNIVHTLSNRRWMEKTVAYAESHDQALVGDKTLAFWLMDKEMYTNMSVLTELTPVIDRGLALHKIIRMITHGLGGEAWLNFIGNEFGHPEWLDFPRVGNNESYHHARRQWHLVDDNLLRYRFLNNFDRALNETEDKYHWLPAPPGYVSWKHEDDKVIAFERAGVLFVLNFHPFKSFSDYEIGIETPGKYKIVLDSDAEEFGGHKRIDRGVDIFTFNKPFAGRRNSIKAYIPSRVGLIYARVD; encoded by the exons ATGGCATCCTACATGGACGTTGACGTTCCACACATTGAGGAATTACTGAAACACGATCCTTACCTTAAGAATCACGAGAACGAGATCAGGCGAAG ATATAAGTGCTTTCAAGACCAGTTGCTGGAGATCGAGAACAGTGAAGGGCTGCTGCAGTTTTGCAAAAGTTACGAGAGGTATGGAATGCACCGCCTGCCGGACAACTCGATACATTTTCTCGAGTGGGCACCAGGTGCCGAAGCGGTGTTCCTGCGTGGAGACTTCA ATTCATGGGAGAGGTTGACGCATCCCTTCAAGAAGCTTCCCTATGGCAAGTGGGAACTGACCTTGCCCCCAAAGCCCGATGGCTCCTGCCAAATCGCCCACCTTGACAGAATCAAG ATTGTCGTCCTCGTCAAAGGCACAGGGGAGCTTGCGGACAGGAACAGCCCTTGGGCGACGTACGTTGTCCGGGATCAGAATGTCCCCCAGTATGGGCAGCGCTTCTGGGATCCTCCAGAGGATGAG CGTTACAAATTCAAGCATCCCAAGGTACCGCTGCCCAAGAGCCTTCGCATTTATGAATGCCACATCGGCATTGCATCTGAGGACTACTGGGTTGCTAATTATGCAAATTTCAAGGACAATGTTCTTCCTCGAATCAAGCATCAAG GTTACAACGCAATCCAGATCATGGCTATCATGGAACACGCATATTACGCAAGTTTCGGCTATCAAGTAACATCATTTTTTGCAGTTTCCAG TCGATACGGCACTCCGGAAGAGCTGAAAGCGCTTGTGGATCGTGCGCACGAGTTGGGCATCTACGTGCTGCTGGACGTGGTGCACAGCCATGCATCCAAGAATGTCCTGGATGGCCTGAACCAGTTTGATGGCACCAACAACTGCTTCTTTCATGACGGAGGCCGTGGAACGCACCCGCTGTGGGACAGTCGGCTCTTCGACTACACACA AATGGAAACACTGCGCTTTCTGCTCTCCAACTGCTACTGGTACCTACAGGAGTACCAGTTTGATGGCTTCCGCTTTGATGGTGTTACTTCGATGCTGTACCATTCGCACGGCATGGGACACGGCTTCAGTGGAGACTACAACGAGTACTTTGGCCTCAACACAGACACGGAATCGCTTGTCTACCTCATGTTGGCTAACTACATGATCCACAAGTTATTCCTCAATGCCATCACCATTGCAGAG GATGTATCGGGCATGCCAGCTTTGTGCCGACCTGTGGACGAAGGAGGCGGGGGCTTTGATTTCCGCCTAGGAATGGCAATTCCCGATATGTGGATTAAG CTCCTAAAGGAGCATAAGGATGAGGACTGGAACATGGGGAACATTGTGCACACGCTGAGCAATCGCCGATGGATGGAGAAGACGGTTGCCTATGCGGAGTCTCACGACCAG GCTCTCGTCGGGGACAAGACGTTGGCCTTTTGGTTGATGGACAAGGAGATGTACACCAACATGTCTGTGCTGACCGAGCTCACTCCCGTCATTGACCGCGGCCTCGCCCTGCACAAGATCATCCGCATGATAACTCATGGCCTCGGTGGTGAAGCGTGGCTCAACTTCATTG GGAACGAGTTTGGTCATCCAGAGTGGCTGGACTTCCCACGTGTAGGCAACAACGAGAGCTACCACCATGCCCGGAGACAGTGGCACCTCGTGGATGACAATCTGTTGCGCTACAGGTTCCTCAACAACTTTGACCGTGCCCTCAACGAGACTGAGGACAAGTACCACTGGCTACCTGCACCACCA GGCTATGTAAGCTGGAAGCACGAAGATGATAAGGTGATCGCTTTTGAGAGGGCTGGCGTTCTCTTCGTGCTCAACTTTCATCCTTTCAAGAGTTTCTCAGACTACGAAATCGGCATTGAAACGCCTGGAAA GTACAAGATTGTCCTGGACTCTGATGCGGAGGAGTTTGGAGGTCACAAGCGGATTGATCGGGGAGTGGATATCTTCACATTTAACAAGCCATTTGCCGGACGAAGAAACTCCATCAAA GCATACATTCCCAGCAGAGTGGGACTCATCTATGCACGTGTAGACTGA